A segment of the Marinobacter arenosus genome:
ATGGCATTCGAGCCGCCACCAACGCAGGCAACCAGCGCATCGGGTAACTTGCCGGTTTTCTCCAACGCCTGACGGCGTGTCTCGCGACCAATGACAGACTGGAAATCCCTCACCAGCATGGGATAAGGGTGCGGCCCCGCAACCGTTCCGATGATGTAGAACGTTTCATCGACATAGGAGACCCAGTCACGCATGGCATCATTCATTGCGTCCTTGAGCGTTCGGGTACCACTCTCAACCGCGTGGACCTCAGCGCCGAGCAGCTTCATGCGAAAAACGTTCAGGGACTGGCGCTGGACATCTTCGGCGCCCATGAACACATGACACTCCAGACCCAGCCGGGCACAGACTGTCGCTGTCGCAACGCCATGCTGACCTGCCCCGGTTTCAGCGATAATCCGCTTCTTCCCCAAAAAACTCGCCAGCAATGCCTGACCAATGGTGTTGTTTACCTTGTGGGCACCGGTGTGACAGAGATCTTCCCGTTTCAGCCAGATTTGCGCACCGCCTGTTTCGCGGGTAAGTCGTTCGGCGAAATACAGGGGCGTGGGTCGGCCTACATAATCGGCCAGCTCTTTGTCGAACCGTGCCTGAAACTCGGGATCCCGCTTGAGCTCGTTGTATTGCTTCTCGAGCGTCATGAGCGAATCCATCAGAGTCTCGGAAACGAACCGGCCGCCAAAGGCCCCGAAGTGCCCCCTCGCATCCGGCAGTGCTTTCAGCATTTCTTCAGTCAGTTTTACAGACACGGTGAACCTCTTTAATGAAATCGGAAATTTTTTCGATGTCCTTGATGCCTTTGCTTCGTTCAACACCGCCGCTGACGTCCACAGCCCAGGGCCTCACCTGGCTCACAGCGCGAAATACGTTATCAGAAGACAAACCACCGGCCAATATAAGCGGCATCGGACGATCGGAAGGAATAAGGTCCCAATTGAACGATTGCCCGGTTCCCCCATACCGCTCGGGATCCCAGGCGTCCACCAGCAGCCCGGAAGCCTCGCTGAAGCTCTTGAAGGCGGCTTCAATCTGGCCCTGCTCCCGAACCCGAATCGCCTTGACCCAACGCCGACCGAATTGAGAGCAGAACTCAGCGCTTTCGTCTCCGTGGAACTGCAGCAGGTCTAGCGGAACCCGTTCCAGAACCTCCCGGACTTCCTCTGCTGTCGGGTTCACGAACAGTCCGACAACCGAGACAAAGGCTGGCACGTGCCGGGCCAGCTCGGCTGCCTCGGACACAACGACAGAACGAGGGCTCGGCTGGTAAAACACCAACCCCAGCGCATCAGCGCCAGCCTCTACCGCCGCTTCAATATCCTCGACACGTGTCAGGCCACAGATTTTGACTCGCGTGTTCATGGCTGCTTTACCGGCTGCTTGGGATGAATGTGAGTTGGCGAAATCGGGTGGTTATCCTCCCGACTGTACCAGGGTCTCAAGAAACCCGGGCCACATTCCGCACGAGGGATTCCGTACCGCTGCGGGTAACCGACATCCACGAGATAAAGGCCGTGAGGCGGAGCGGTTACGCCCGCAAGTGTTCTGTCTCGCTGTTCGAGTATCTCACGAATCCAGCTCACCGGCTGCTGCCCAGAGCCAACCGCCATCAACGCGCCCGCGATATTTCGAACCATATGATGAAGAAAAGCGTTTGCCTGAACGTCTATTACGACAAACTCTCCCCGACGGGTTACTGTCACCTGCTCCATGAAGCGAACGGGCGTACGGGACTGGCATCCCGCAGCACGAAACGCGGAGAAGTCGTGCTCTCCCAACAGGGCCTGTGCTGCTTCGTGCATGCGGCCCACGTCGAGAGGTCGAAACGTCCAGCTCACCTGGCCACGCTGTATTCCCGGCCGAACGGGATGATTATAGATCACGTACCGGTACCGCCGGTAGACGGCGGAAAAGCGGGCATGGAAATCGTCGGAGCCATTTCCGGCCCAATGAACGGCAATGTCGTTTGGAAGCGCCGTGTTGATCCCCATCACCCAGGAACGGAGAGCCCTCGTTGACGACGTTTCAAAGTGTGCAATCTGATAGCTGGCATGAACGCCGGCATCGGTCCGTCCAGCGCAGACCAGATCAACCGGGTGGTTTGCCACTTTCGACACAGCGTCGGTCAGTTCCTGCTCCACGGAGCGAACGCCTGACTTCTGGATTTGCCAACCATGGAAGTCACGGCCATCGTATTCAAAGGCAAGTGCGACGCGACCGTTTCCGATCTCGATGTCGGTGGTGAGCTGCTGAGGTTCGAGAAACAAACGCCTGTCCGGGATGAATGAAACTGAAAAAACAAAGCGCCGGCTGCGTCGAAGAAAACTCGACAGCCGGCGCTTCCGCCTGATTTACCCGATTATAACGAATCAGGACAGGTTTTTAAGGAGATCCTGCGCTTCGGTTTTCTGATCCTCATTTCCTTCCAGCGCAACTTCCTCAAGTATGTCACGGGCTCCGTCACTGTCACCCATCTCAATGTAGGCGCGAGCAAGGTCCAGCTT
Coding sequences within it:
- the trpB gene encoding tryptophan synthase subunit beta, which encodes MTEEMLKALPDARGHFGAFGGRFVSETLMDSLMTLEKQYNELKRDPEFQARFDKELADYVGRPTPLYFAERLTRETGGAQIWLKREDLCHTGAHKVNNTIGQALLASFLGKKRIIAETGAGQHGVATATVCARLGLECHVFMGAEDVQRQSLNVFRMKLLGAEVHAVESGTRTLKDAMNDAMRDWVSYVDETFYIIGTVAGPHPYPMLVRDFQSVIGRETRRQALEKTGKLPDALVACVGGGSNAIGMFYPFLADESVQLYGVEAGGLGIETGKHAAPLCAGRPGVLHGNRTYLMEDENGQIAGTHSVSAGLDYPGVGPEHSWLKDIGRANYVSVTDDEAMEGFRKLTRVEGIMPALETAHAVAYAIKLAATMDKDQTVVINVSGRGDKDINTVAKLEGIEI
- a CDS encoding phosphoribosylanthranilate isomerase — its product is MNTRVKICGLTRVEDIEAAVEAGADALGLVFYQPSPRSVVVSEAAELARHVPAFVSVVGLFVNPTAEEVREVLERVPLDLLQFHGDESAEFCSQFGRRWVKAIRVREQGQIEAAFKSFSEASGLLVDAWDPERYGGTGQSFNWDLIPSDRPMPLILAGGLSSDNVFRAVSQVRPWAVDVSGGVERSKGIKDIEKISDFIKEVHRVCKTD
- the truA gene encoding tRNA pseudouridine(38-40) synthase TruA, whose protein sequence is MFLEPQQLTTDIEIGNGRVALAFEYDGRDFHGWQIQKSGVRSVEQELTDAVSKVANHPVDLVCAGRTDAGVHASYQIAHFETSSTRALRSWVMGINTALPNDIAVHWAGNGSDDFHARFSAVYRRYRYVIYNHPVRPGIQRGQVSWTFRPLDVGRMHEAAQALLGEHDFSAFRAAGCQSRTPVRFMEQVTVTRRGEFVVIDVQANAFLHHMVRNIAGALMAVGSGQQPVSWIREILEQRDRTLAGVTAPPHGLYLVDVGYPQRYGIPRAECGPGFLRPWYSREDNHPISPTHIHPKQPVKQP